The Triplophysa rosa linkage group LG3, Trosa_1v2, whole genome shotgun sequence genome has a segment encoding these proteins:
- the cnot1 gene encoding CCR4-NOT transcription complex subunit 1 isoform X2 — protein MNLDSLSLALSQISYLVDNLTKKNYRASQQEIQHIVNCHGPEADRHLLRCLFSHVDFSGDGKSSGKDFHQTQFLIQECVSLITKPNFVSTLCYAIDNPLHYQKSLKPSPHLFTQLSKVLKLSKVQEVIFGLSLLNSSNADLRGFAAQFVKQKLPDLLRSYVDADLGGNQEGGFQDIAIEVLHLLLSHLLFGQKGSSGVGQEQIDAFLKTLCRDFPQERCPVVLAPLLYPDKQDILMDRILPDSGELNKTMMESSLADFMQEVGYGFCASLEECRNIILQYGVREVTASQVARVLGMMARTHSGLSDGIPLQSISNPVGGGIWSDGKDKSDGSQVHTWNVEVLIDVVKEVNLNLNFKEVTYELDHPGFLIRDSKGLQIVVYGIQRGLGIEVFPVDLIYRPWKHAEGQLSFIQHSLMSPELFCFADYPCHTVAIDILKAPPEDDNREIATWKSLDLVESLLRLSEVGHYEQVKQLFSFPIKHCPDMLVLALLQISTSWHTLRHELISTLMPIFLGNHPNSAIILHYAWHGQGQSPSIRQLIMHSMAEWYMRGEQYDQAKLSRILDVAQDLKSLSMLLNGTPFAFVIDLAALASRREYLKLDKWLTDKIREHGEPFIQACITFLKRRCPSIMGGLAPEKDQPKSAQLPPETLATMLACLQSCAGSVSQELSETILTMVANCGNVMNKARQPPPGVLPKGRAPSTSSLDAISPVQMDPLSAMGSLSLGVSSTSHTPSMQGFPSLQGSAFSNPQSPAKAFSNLPNPNPSTAFPGINPLSSQLQGPLSTSLTGIGSGLGMPAVSSDPFGTRKMSTPGLNPPTFQQMFSSAQKEWPVTDPHPTVSADLSQVWPEANQHFSNEIDDEANSYFQRIYNHPPHPTMSVDEVLEMLQRFKDSNIKREREVFNCMLRNLFEEYRFFPQYPDKELHITACLFGGIIEKGLVTYMALGLALRYVLEALRKPFGSKMYYFGIAALDRFKNRLKDYPQYCQHLASIAHFLQFPHHLQEYIEYGQQSRDPPVKMQGSITTPGSLALAQAQAQSQTPKVPQPGQASTLVTTATTTTTAAKTTTITRPTAVGLKKDVPPSINTTNIDTLLVATDQTERIVEPPENVQEKIAFIFNNLSQSNMSQKVEELKETVKEEFMPWVSQYLVMKRVSIEPNFHSLYSNFLDTLKNPEFVKMVLNETYRNIKVLLTSDKAAANFSDRSLLKNLGHWLGIITLAKNKPILYTDLELKSLLLEAYVKGQQELLYVVPFVAKVLESSLRSVIFRPQNPWTMGIMNVLAELHQEHDLKLNLKFEIEVLCKNLSLDISELKPGNLLRDKEKLKNLEEQLSAPKKETKPPDAEMMPIVTTVDPVAFTTVPSTPATTTTCTATGPPTPQFSYHDINVYALAGLAPHININVTIPLLQAHPQLKQCVRPAIERAVQELVHPVVDRSIKIAMTTCEQIVRKDFALDSEESHMRVAAHHMMRNLTAGMAMITCREPLLMSIATNLKNSFAAALRAPTPQQREMMEEAAARVAQDNCELACCFIQKTAVEKAGPEMDKRLATEFELRKHARQEGRRYCDPMVLTYQAERMPEQIRLKVGGVDPKQLAVYEEFARNVPGFLPSNDLSQPTGFLAQPMKQQAWPTDDVAHIYDKCISDLEQHLHAIPPALAMNPQTLAIRSLLEAVVMARNSRDGIAALGLLQKAVEGLLDATSGADPDLLLSYRECHLLVLKALQDGRAYGPQWCNKQITRCLIECRDEYKYNVEAVELLIRNHLVNMQQYDVHLAQSMENGLNYMAVAFAMQLVKLLLVDERSGSHITEADLFQTIETLMRTSAHSRANAPEGLPQLMDVVRSNYEAMIDRHHGGPNFMMHSGISQASEYDDPPGLREKAEYLLREWVNLYHSAAAGRDSTKAFSAFVGQMHQQGILKTDDLITRFFRLCTEMCVDISYRAQAEQQHPTTSPAIIRAKCYHNLDAFVRLIALLVKHSGEATNTVTKINLLNKVLGIVVGVLIQDHDVRQTEFQQLPYHRIFIMLLLELNAPEHVLETINFQTLTAFCNTFHILRPTKAPGFVYAWLELISHRIFIARMLAHTPQQKGWPMYAQLLIDLFKYLAPFLRNVELNKPMQILYKGTLRVLLVLLHDFPEFLCDYHYGFCDVIPPNCIQLRNLILSAFPRNMRLPDPFTPNLKVDMLSEINIAPRILTNFTGVMPSQFKKDLDSYLKTRSPVTFLSELRSNLQVSNEPGNRYNIQLINALVLYVGTQAIAHIHNKGSTPSMSTITHSAHMDIFQNLAVDLDTEGRYLFLNAIANQLRYPNSHTHYFSCTMLYLFAEANAEAIQEQITRVLLERLIVNRPHPWGLLITFIELIKNPAFKFWSHDFVHCAPEIEKLFQSVAQCCMGQKQAQQVMEGTGAS, from the exons ATTGTGAATTGTCACGGCCCTGAGGCAGACAGGCATCTATTACGCTGTCTCTTTTCCCATGTGGATTTTAGTGGCGATGGTAAAAGCAGTGGCAAAGATTTTCACCAG ACACAGTTTCTGATCCAGGAGTGTGTGTCGCTTATTACCAAACCAAATTTTGTTTCAACCCTCTGCTACGCCATTGACAATCCCCTGCACTATCAAAAG AGTTTAAAGCCATCACCTCATTTATTTACTCAGCTGAGTAAAGTTCTCAAGCTAAGCAAGGTTCAGGAG GTGATTTTTGGCCTTTCTCTGCTAAACTCTAGCAACGCAGACCTTCGAGGGTTTG CTGCCCAGTTTGTGAAGCAGAAGCTTCCTGACCTCCTCCGTTCGTACGTGGACGCCGACCTCGGAGGAAATCAGGAAGGTGGCTTCCAAGACATTGCCATAGAGGTTCTGCATCTGCTCCTCTCCCATCTTCTGTTTGGCCAAAAGGGCTCCAGCGGCGTCGGACAAGAGCAGATCGACGCCTTTCTCAAAACACTGTGCAGAG ATTTCCCGCAGGAGCGCTGTCCTGTGGTGCTCGCGCCACTGCTCTACCCTGACAAACAGGACATTCTCATGGACAGGATCTTGCCAGACTCTGGAGAGTTAAATAAGACCATGATGGAGAGTTCTCTCGCTGACTTCATGCAAGAAGTTGGCTATGGCTTTTGTGCAAg TCTTGAAGAATGCAGGAACATAATCCTCCAGTATGGGGTGCGAGAGGTGACGGCCAGCCAGGTGGCCAGAGTGCTGGGCATGATGGCCCGCACTCACTCTGGCCTGTCCGATGGCATCCCTTTACAG TCCATCTCAAATCCAGTGGGTGGTGGCATTTGGAGTGATGGAAAGGACAAGAGTGATGGCTCTCAGGTTCACACCTGGAACGTTGAAGTTCTGATCGACGTGGTTAAAGAAGTG AACCTCAATCTGAATTTCAAAGAGGTGACCTATGAGCTAGACCACCCAGGCTTCCTGATCCGGGATAGTAAGGGGCTTCAGATAGTGGTGTATGGGATCCAGAGGGGTCTGGGGATAGAGGTTTTCCCAGTGGATCTCATTTATAGACCATGGAAGCATGCAGAAGGACAG CTGTCATTCATTCAGCATTCTTTGATGAGTCCTGAACTTTTCTGCTTTGCCGACTACCCGTGTCACACTGTCGCCATTGACATCCTGAAAGCCCCACCTGAGGATGACAACAGGGAGATAGCCACATG GAAGAGCTTGGACCTGGTGGAGAGCCTCTTGCGTCTCTCTGAAGTTGGGCATTATGAACAGGTGAAACAGCTCTTCAGCTTCCCCATCAAGCACTGCCCGGACATGCTGGTGTTGGCCCTGCTGCAGATCAGCACGTCCTGGCACACGCTGCGTCATGAGCTCATCTCCACCCTCATGCCCATCTTCCTGGGCAACCACCCCAACTCCGCTATCATCTTGCACTATGCCTGGCATGGACAG GGTCAGTCCCCATCCATCCGTCAACTGATCATGCACTCTATGGCCGAGTGGTACATGAGAGGAGAGCAATACGACCAGGCTAAGCTGTCTCGCATCTTAGATGTGGCTCAGGACTTGAAG TCTTTATCGATGCTGCTGAATGGTACTCCATTTGCCTTTGTAATTGACCTTGCTGCACTTGCCTCTCGCCGTGAATACCTCAAACTCGACAAATGGCTTACTGACAAAATCCGAGAGCACGGG GAGCCGTTCATCCAGGCATGCATCACGTTCCTGAAGAGACGCTGTCCTTCCATCATGGGTGGTTTGGCCCCAGAGAAAGACCAGCCGAAAAGTGCTCAGCTTCCTCCTGAAACACTGGCCACCATGCTCGCATGTCTGCAGTCTTGTGCTGG GAGTGTATCTCAAGAGCTGTCAGAGACTATATTGACCATGGTGGCCAACTGTGGCAATGTGATGAACAAAGCTCGACAGCCGCCACCAGGAGTCCTACCGAAGGGGCGAGCACCCAGCACCAGCAGCTTAGACGCTATCTCACCTGTGCAG ATGGACCCTCTCTCTGCCATGGGCTCTCTGAGTTTAGGTGTTTCATCCACCTCTCACACCCCAAGCATGCAAGGATTCCCCAGCCTGCAGGGCTCTGCCTTCAGTAACCCACAGTCCCCGGCTAAGGCCTTCTCAAACCTGCCTAACCCAAACCCCAGCACAGCTTTCCCAGGAATTAACCCCCTTTCATCTCAGCTACAAG GTCCTTTAAGCACAAGCTTGACTGGGATCGGATCAGGCTTGGGCATGCCAGCCGTCAGCAGCGACCCCTTTGGCACCAGGAAGATGAGCACACCGGGGCTGAACCCGCCCACCTTCCAACAGA TGTTTTCATCAGCTCAAAAAGAATGGCCTGTAACAGATCCCCATCCCACTGTTTCAGCTGACCTATCTCAGGTGTGGCCAGAGGCAAATCAGCACTTTAGTAATGAGATCGACGACGAAGCAAACAGCTACTTCCAACGCATCTACAACCATCCACCACATCCAACTATGTCTGTGGATGAG GTGCTGGAAATGCTGCAGAGGTTCAAGGACTCAAACATCAAGCGGGAACGGGAGGTTTTTAACTGCATGCTGAGGAATCTGTTCGAGGAATACAGATTTTTCCCCCAGTATCCCGACAAAGAGCTGCACATCACCGCCTGCCTCTTCGGGGGGATCATCGAGAAGGGCCTGGTCACGTACATGGCGCTGGGCTTGGCCTTACGATATGTCTTGGAAGCCTTACGCAAACCTTTTGGATCAAAGATGTATTATTTTGGAATTGCTGCACTAGATAGATTTAAAAATAG ATTGAAGGACTATCCCCAGTACTGTCAGCACTTGGCGTCTATAGCCCATTTCCTGCAGTTTCCACACCATTTACAAGAG tatatcgAGTATGGCCAGCAGTCAAGAGACCCTCCTGTGAAGATGCAAGGCTCCATCACCACCCCGGGCAGCCTGGCACTAGCCCAAGCTCAGGCCCAGTCTCAGACCCCCAAAGTCCCCCAACCTGGCCAAGCCAGCACCCTGGTGACCACAGCTACCACAACCACCACCGCTGCCAAAACCACCACCATCACGAGACCCACAGCTGTCGGACTGAAGAAAGACGTGCCA CCCTCAATCAACACCACAAACATCGACACCTTGTTGGTAGCCACAGACCAGACTGAAAGGATCGTTGAGCCCCCAGAGAACGTTCAGGAGAAGATTGCGTTCATCTTCAACAACTTGTCCCAGTCAAACATGTCCCAAAAG GTGGAGGAACTGAAAGAGACTGTGAAGGAAGAGTTCATGCCCTGGGTTTCTCAATACCTGGTCATGAAGCGCGTCAGTATTGAGCCCAACTTCCATAGTCTGTATTCTAACTTTCTGGATACACTGAAAAACCCGGAGTTTGTCAAGATGGTTCTCAATGAGACTTACAGAAACATCAAG GTCCTCCTTACCTCTGATAAGGCAGCTGCTAACTTTTCTGATCGATCCCTGCTGAAGAATTTGGGTCATTGGCTTGGAATTATCACACTGGCTAAAAACAAACCCATTTTGTACACG GACCTGGAGCTGAAATCTCTTCTGTTGGAAGCCTATGTGAAAGGTCAGCAGGAGTTGCTGTATGTCGTCCCATTTGTAGCCAAAGTCTTGGAATCAAGTCTGCGGAGTGTG ATCTTCAGACCGCAAAATCCTTGGACCATGGGTATCATGAATGTACTAGCTGAACTCCACCAGGAACATGACTTAAAG CTCAACCTGAAGTTTGAGATCGAAGTGCTCTGTAAGAATCTGTCTCTGGACATCAGCGAGCTGAAGCCAGGAAACCTGCTGAGAGACAAAGAAAAGCTCAAGAACCTGGAAGAGCAGCTCTCTGCACCAAAGAAAGAGACCAAGCCTCCCGATGCTGAGATGATGCCTATAGTTACTACAG TAGATCCTGTTGCATTTACAACAGTACCCTCAACTCCAGCAACCACCACTACTTGTACAGCCACAGGGCCGCCCACTCCACAGTTCAGCTACCATGACATTAATGTCTATGCCTTGGCGGGCCTGGCCCCACACATCAATATCAATGTCACT ATCCCACTGCTGCAGGCCCACCCTCAACTGAAGCAGTGCGTGAGACCGGCTATCGAGCGTGCCGTACAGGAGCTGGTGCACCCCGTGGTTGACCGGTCCATCAAGATCGCCATGACCACCTGCGAGCAGATAGTCAGGAAGGACTTCGCCCTGGATTCCGAGGAGTCTCACATGCGCGTGGCCGCCCACCACATGATGCGAAACCTTACCGCCGGCATGGCCATGATCACCTGCAGGGAGCCGCTGCTCATGAGCATCGCCACCAATCTGAAGAACAGCTTTGCTGCAGCTCTTAGG GCTCCCACGCCCCAGCAGAGAGAGATGATGGAAGAGGCTGCTGCTCGTGTCGCGCAGGACAACTGTGAGCTGGCGTGTTGCTTCATTCAGAAGACAGCAGTGGAGAAAGCTGGACCAGAGATGGACAAGAGACTGGCAACT GAGTTTGAGCTGAGGAAGCATGCCCGCCAAGAAGGCCGTCGTTACTGTGACCCCATGGTGCTCACCTATCAGGCTGAGCGCATGCCAGAGCAGATCAGACTGAAG GTGGGTGGAGTGGACCCTAAACAGCTGGCTGTTTATGAGGAGTTTGCGCGAAACGTTCCAGGCTTCCTACCTAGTAATGACCTGTCTCAACCTACTGGATTCCTTGCTCAACCAATGAAG CAACAGGCATGGCCAACCGATGATGTGGCTCACATCTATGACAAGTGCATTTCAGACTTGGAGCAGCACCTCCATGCAATTCCACCCGCCCTCGCCATGAACCCACAGACCCTGGCCATACGCAGCCTGCTGGAAGCTGTAGTTATGGCAAGGAACTCCCGTGACGGCATTGCTGCCCTGGGCCTTCTACAGAAG GCTGTAGAGGGTTTGCTGGATGCCACCAGTGGTGCTGATCCTGATCTGTTGCTAAGCTACAGAGAGTGCCACCTGCTGGTGCTTAAAGCCCTACAGGACGGACGTGCCTACGGCCCACAATGGTGCAACAAACAAATCACCAG ATGCCTGATCGAATGCAGAGATGAATACAAATACAACGTCGAAGCTGTGGAGCTGCTCATCAGAAACCATCTGGTCAACATGCAGCAGTATGATGTACATCTGGCTCAG TCAATGGAGAACGGGCTCAACTACATGGCCGTAGCATTTGCCATGCAGCTGGTGAAACTCCTGCTGGTCGATGAGCGCAGCGGGAGCCACATCACTGAAGCTGACCTCTTCCAAACCATTGAGACGTTGATGAGGACCAGCGCCCATTCCAGAGCAAATGCACCTGAAGG TTTGCCCCAGTTGATGGATGTGGTTCGCTCCAACTATGAGGCTATGATCGATCGCCACCATGGTGGGCCCAACTTCATGATGCACTCTGGGATTTCTCAAGCATCTGAATATGATGACCCACCAGGCCTCAGAGAGAAGGCAGAGTACCTGCTGAGAGAATGGGTCAACTTGTACCACTCGGCGGCTGCCGGCAGGGACAGCACTAAGGCTTTTTCTGCATTCGTAGGCCAG ATGCACCAGCAAGGCATCCTGAAAACCGATGACCTCATCACTCGCTTTTTCCGGCTCTGCACAGAGATGTGCGTTGATATCAGTTATCGAGCACAAGCCGAACAGCAGCACCCCACCACCAGCCCCGCCATCATCAGGGCCAAGTGCTACCACAACCTGGACGCCTTCGTCCGGCTCATCGCCCTGCTGGTCAAACACTCCGGAGAGGCCACCAACACTGTCACCAAAATCAACCTGCTCAACAAGGTTCTGGGCATTGTAGTGGGCGTGTTGATCCAGGATCATGATGTGAGGCAGACGGAGTTCCAGCAGCTCCCGTACCACAGAATTTTCATCATGCTTCTGTTGGAGCTCAATGCACCAGAGCACGTGCTGGAGACCATCAACTTCCAGACCCTCACTGCCTTCTG TAACACATTTCACATCCTGAGGCCGACTAAAGCACCTGGATTTGTATATGCTTGGTTGGAGCTTATTTCTCATCGCATCTTCATTGCCAGGATGCTTGCACACACCCCACAACAGAAG GGTTGGCCTATGTATGCACAGCTGCTGATTGACTTGTTCAAGTATCTTGCACCCTTCCTAAGGAATGTTGAGCTCAACAAACCTATGCAAATTCTTTACAAG GGAACGCTCCGTGTGCTGCTCGTCTTGCTCCATGACTTCCCAGAATTTCTGTGCGACTACCATTATGGCTTCTGTGACGTCATCCCGCCAAACTGCATCCAGCTGAGGAACCTTATCCTGAGTGCCTTCCCCCGTAACATGAGGCTTCCAGACCCCTTCACCCCAAATCTGAAG GTGGATATGCTAAGTGAGATCAACATCGCTCCTCGCATTCTCACTAACTTCACCGGTGTGATGCCATCGCAGTTCAAAAAGGATCTTGACTCTTACCTAAAGACCCGCTCACCGGTGACTTTCCTCTCTGAGCTGCGCAGCAACCTGCAG GTGTCCAACGAGCCAGGCAACCGCTACAACATCCAGCTGATCAACGCTCTGGTGCTGTACGTGGGTACCCAGGCCATCGCACACATTCACAACAAGGGCAGCACTCCCTCCATGAGCACCATTACTCATTCAGCACACATGGACATCTTCCAGAACCTCGCGGTAGACCTGGATACTGAGG GCCGCTACCTGTTCCTGAATGCGATAGCCAATCAGCTGCGTTACCCAAACAGCCACACACACTACTTTAGCTGTACCATGCTGTATCTGTTCGCCGAGGCCAATGCTGAAGCCATTCAAGAGCAGATCACCAG GGTCCTGCTAGAGAGGCTGATCGTGAACAGGCCGCACCCTTGGGGTCTGCTCATTACCTTCATTGAGCTAATCAAGAACCCTGCCTTTAAGTTCTGGAGTCACGACTTTGTGCACTGTGCCCCTGAAATCGAGAA attgttccagtCGGTGGCTCAGTGCTGCATGGGGCAAAAACAGGCCCAGCAGGTGATGGAGGGAACAGGTGCCAGCTAG